From Actinomyces sp. oral taxon 171 str. F0337, one genomic window encodes:
- a CDS encoding bifunctional riboflavin kinase/FAD synthetase, with the protein MEVWYGAEQVPASLSAPGGPGSVVTMGIFDGVHRGHQAVLGRVVELSHELAHGDRRPLAVAITFDPHPRSVHQPEADLPLIASLTDRLTSLEDLGLDAVLVITYTLDFASQNPQDFVRTWLEGLLGARAVVVGDDVRFGWRNAGDAATLEQIGRADGFEVEIVSTIRSDEGRRWSSTWIRQCLKDGNMGQVSRVLGRPHRLRGVVVRGLRRGRELGFPTANLEAATAGVVPPDGVYAGWLIRGGGDGGSVQRLPAAISIGTNPTFDDVPQRTVEAHVLGRADLNLYGEEVGVELVERLRPMLAFDGLDPLLAQMRSDIEDTARILGVPVPEPIRPEDVTAQ; encoded by the coding sequence GTGGAGGTCTGGTACGGCGCCGAGCAGGTGCCAGCGAGCCTGAGCGCTCCGGGAGGACCGGGTTCCGTGGTCACGATGGGCATCTTCGACGGCGTCCACCGCGGGCATCAGGCGGTCCTGGGGCGCGTCGTCGAGCTATCCCACGAGCTCGCCCACGGCGACCGGCGGCCCCTGGCCGTCGCGATCACCTTCGATCCCCACCCCCGTAGCGTCCACCAGCCGGAGGCCGACCTGCCCCTCATCGCCTCCCTGACCGACCGCCTGACCTCCCTGGAGGACCTCGGCCTCGACGCGGTCCTGGTCATCACCTACACGCTCGACTTCGCCTCCCAGAACCCGCAGGACTTCGTGCGCACCTGGCTGGAGGGGCTGCTCGGGGCCCGTGCGGTCGTCGTCGGCGACGACGTCCGCTTCGGTTGGCGCAACGCCGGAGACGCCGCCACCCTGGAGCAGATCGGGAGGGCTGACGGCTTCGAGGTGGAGATCGTCTCCACGATCCGCTCCGACGAGGGGCGGCGCTGGTCCTCGACGTGGATCCGGCAGTGCCTCAAGGACGGGAACATGGGGCAGGTCAGCCGGGTCCTGGGCCGGCCCCACCGGCTGCGCGGCGTCGTCGTACGAGGCCTGCGCCGCGGCCGCGAGCTCGGGTTCCCCACCGCCAACCTGGAGGCCGCCACCGCCGGCGTCGTGCCGCCGGACGGCGTCTACGCCGGCTGGCTGATTCGTGGTGGCGGTGACGGAGGCAGCGTCCAGCGGCTGCCCGCTGCCATCTCGATCGGAACCAATCCCACCTTCGACGACGTCCCCCAGCGTACGGTCGAGGCTCACGTCCTGGGGCGAGCCGACCTCAACCTCTACGGCGAGGAGGTGGGGGTCGAGCTCGTCGAGCGCCTGCGTCCCATGCTCGCCTTCGACGGGCTGGATCCGCTCCTGGCTCAGATGCGCTCCGATATCGAGGACACCGCCCGAATTCTGGGGGTTCCGGTCCCCGAGCCGATTCGTCCCGAGGACGTCACCGCGCAGTAG
- the rbfA gene encoding 30S ribosome-binding factor RbfA has product MADTARARKVADRVHETVARLLQGRIKDPRLGFVTVTDVRVTGDLQQATVFYTVYGSDEERGETAKALRSAKGLIRSEVGKALGIRLTPSLSFQLDALPTTAKTLEDALAQARVRDAQIAKVAEGATYAGDADPYRHDEETEDGDPEVEETGPESAADAEDL; this is encoded by the coding sequence ATGGCTGATACCGCCCGCGCCCGCAAGGTCGCCGACCGTGTTCACGAGACGGTGGCCCGCCTCCTGCAAGGGCGTATCAAGGACCCGCGCCTGGGTTTCGTCACCGTCACCGACGTCCGCGTCACCGGGGACCTCCAGCAGGCCACCGTCTTCTACACCGTCTACGGCAGCGATGAGGAGCGTGGGGAGACGGCCAAGGCGCTGCGCTCAGCCAAGGGACTCATCCGCTCCGAGGTGGGCAAGGCACTGGGAATCCGCCTGACCCCCTCGCTGTCCTTCCAGCTCGACGCCCTCCCCACCACTGCCAAGACCCTCGAGGACGCCCTGGCCCAGGCCCGGGTGCGCGATGCGCAGATCGCCAAGGTCGCCGAGGGGGCCACCTACGCCGGTGACGCCGACCCCTACCGTCATGACGAGGAGACCGAGGATGGCGACCCCGAGGTCGAGGAGACCGGTCCGGAATCCGCAGCGGATGCCGAGGACCTGTGA
- the fucO gene encoding lactaldehyde reductase — translation MTHRMIFNQTGYFGRGAIAHIAPEIARRGLTKAFIVTDPVLAENGTAARITDLLDEAGIGWEVFSDVAPNPPIKKVQAGLAAFRSSGADVLIGLGGGSPQDTCKAISVIATNPDFEDVLSLEGLSPTTRPGVPIIGVPTTAGTASETTINYVITDTAKQRKFVCVDPHDIPVLAIVDPDLMDGMPRSLKVATGLDALTHAIEGYITPGAWELSDALCLRSIQMIAANLRAAADGDADAVEQMSLAAYINGMAYSNVGLGLVHGMAHPLGGRYNAPHGVANGILLAPVMAFNAEHTGEKYRDIAEAFGVEEARTMPLEEARSAAVEAVAQLTRDLGNPTRISEVGVEADGIEALTEDAFADVCTPGNPRPATREDIKALYTSLL, via the coding sequence ATGACCCACCGCATGATCTTCAACCAGACCGGCTACTTCGGCAGGGGCGCGATCGCCCATATCGCCCCCGAGATCGCCCGCCGGGGCCTGACCAAGGCCTTCATCGTCACCGACCCGGTCCTGGCCGAAAACGGCACCGCCGCCCGCATCACAGATCTGCTCGATGAGGCCGGCATCGGCTGGGAGGTCTTCTCCGACGTTGCCCCCAACCCACCGATCAAGAAGGTTCAGGCCGGACTGGCAGCCTTCCGCTCCTCGGGCGCCGACGTACTCATCGGCCTGGGCGGGGGCTCGCCCCAGGACACGTGCAAGGCGATCTCGGTCATCGCCACCAACCCCGACTTCGAGGACGTGCTGAGCCTGGAGGGCCTGTCCCCCACCACCAGGCCGGGCGTGCCGATCATCGGCGTGCCCACCACTGCGGGCACGGCCAGCGAGACCACCATCAACTACGTCATCACCGACACCGCCAAGCAGCGTAAGTTCGTGTGCGTCGACCCCCACGACATCCCGGTCCTGGCCATCGTGGACCCCGACCTCATGGACGGCATGCCCCGTTCGCTCAAGGTTGCCACCGGTCTGGACGCCCTCACCCACGCCATCGAGGGGTACATCACACCGGGTGCGTGGGAGCTCTCCGACGCCCTGTGCCTGCGCTCCATCCAGATGATCGCGGCGAACCTGCGGGCCGCTGCCGACGGGGACGCCGACGCCGTCGAGCAGATGAGCCTGGCCGCCTACATCAACGGCATGGCCTACTCCAACGTCGGACTCGGTCTGGTCCACGGCATGGCCCACCCGCTGGGCGGGCGCTACAACGCCCCGCACGGGGTTGCCAACGGGATCCTCCTGGCACCGGTCATGGCCTTCAACGCCGAGCACACCGGGGAGAAGTACCGCGATATCGCTGAGGCCTTCGGGGTTGAGGAAGCCCGGACGATGCCACTGGAGGAGGCGCGCTCCGCGGCCGTGGAGGCCGTGGCCCAGCTGACGCGGGACCTGGGCAACCCCACCCGGATCTCCGAGGTCGGAGTGGAGGCCGACGGCATCGAGGCCCTGACCGAAGACGCCTTCGCCGACGTGTGCACGCCGGGCAACCCGCGTCCCGCGACCCGCGAGGACATCAAGGCGCTCTACACCTCACTGCTCTGA
- a CDS encoding FtsX-like permease family protein gives MLMRLLKADLARGAVVAATLTALIALAATLMSAGMSLIVDSLSASNRLSQRAELPDLVQMHAGRIDDRDLQAIETWMEARSDVTDHEVIKTLPVARQELSINGVNQSESYNEPAFVTSPKHLDLLLDDDGEPVSPGPGEVVLPIHYRAIKSADVGDTVTVSSAGRTTTLTVVGFARDAQMNAAMIPSKRLVVSPEDFSALEQQITEPEYLIEMTLTDSARPGGVIDAYKEAGLPSSGINISASMMQLMNSLNTMLIVAVALVVAIVLAVVAILALRYTVFAAIETDLAQIAVLKAIGAPLRGIRRLYVAKYLALSAVGATLGYAVGQSLATALEAPTNLYLGRPATTPWSVGLPILTVLVLALGVIGFTWLALRRIGRISAIEALRSGTSASLRPRRQRWRLAALRRLPVQVWLGAREALRPSNALLLGILALCTFTMVLPTNVSTTLSNPQVATYLGAGRADLRIDVRAGVQDLAAVEKAVDSDPRVTRHATMLRRSYKMSSAAGRWEPVIIDIGNHEAFPMKYISGRGPSTDDEVSLSYSQAEATGAKEGSTVTVQTADSNKDLTVTGVYQDITNDGHTAKATFDDGAPALWQIVYADAHSTKQASSLAKQLSGEYPGVQAISMNQYAAQFFGATGSQVRVITTLACAIALGLSFLITVLFTVLIVSRERPQIGVLMALGCTRRAVAGQYLVRFGLLALTGIALGLLGASALGSPAIGMVMASRGAPDLQLLPNWWLVGLVLPGALLATVIGAVALALKRLRTMPLTMTLNTGE, from the coding sequence ATGCTGATGCGACTTCTCAAGGCGGACCTTGCGCGCGGCGCCGTTGTGGCCGCGACCCTGACCGCTCTCATCGCCCTGGCTGCCACACTGATGTCGGCCGGGATGTCACTGATCGTGGACAGCCTGTCGGCATCGAATCGGCTCTCGCAGCGGGCAGAGCTGCCGGACCTGGTACAGATGCACGCCGGCCGGATCGACGACCGCGACCTGCAGGCGATCGAGACGTGGATGGAGGCCCGCAGCGACGTCACCGACCACGAGGTCATCAAGACCCTGCCGGTGGCGCGCCAGGAGCTGTCCATCAACGGCGTCAACCAGTCCGAGTCCTACAACGAGCCCGCCTTCGTCACCTCCCCCAAGCACCTCGACCTCCTGCTCGACGACGATGGCGAGCCCGTCAGCCCGGGGCCGGGAGAGGTGGTCCTGCCGATCCACTACCGGGCGATCAAGAGCGCCGATGTCGGCGACACGGTGACCGTCAGCAGCGCCGGCAGGACGACGACCCTGACCGTGGTGGGATTCGCACGCGACGCCCAGATGAATGCCGCCATGATCCCCTCCAAGCGCCTGGTGGTCTCACCCGAGGACTTCTCCGCCCTGGAGCAGCAGATCACCGAGCCCGAGTACCTCATTGAGATGACCCTGACCGACTCCGCCCGTCCCGGTGGCGTCATCGACGCCTACAAGGAGGCGGGTCTGCCCAGCAGTGGCATCAACATCAGCGCCTCGATGATGCAGCTCATGAACTCCCTGAACACCATGCTCATCGTGGCCGTGGCCCTGGTGGTGGCGATCGTTCTGGCGGTTGTCGCCATCCTCGCCCTGCGCTACACAGTGTTCGCGGCCATCGAGACGGACCTGGCTCAGATCGCCGTGCTCAAGGCCATCGGAGCTCCACTGAGGGGGATACGCCGCCTCTACGTGGCCAAGTACCTGGCCCTGTCAGCAGTGGGAGCAACCCTGGGCTATGCGGTGGGGCAGTCCCTGGCCACCGCCCTGGAGGCACCGACGAACCTCTACCTGGGCAGGCCCGCGACAACCCCGTGGAGCGTGGGGCTGCCGATCCTCACGGTGCTGGTCCTGGCACTCGGCGTCATCGGCTTCACCTGGTTGGCCCTGCGGCGCATCGGCCGTATCTCGGCGATCGAGGCACTGCGCAGCGGCACCAGCGCCAGCCTGCGCCCGCGCCGACAGCGTTGGAGACTGGCCGCTCTCCGCCGCCTCCCGGTTCAGGTGTGGCTCGGGGCGCGCGAGGCGCTGCGCCCCTCCAACGCCCTGCTGCTCGGCATCCTGGCGCTGTGCACCTTCACCATGGTGCTGCCGACGAACGTCTCCACCACCCTGAGCAATCCGCAAGTCGCCACCTACCTGGGGGCGGGCCGGGCCGATCTGCGCATCGATGTGCGCGCCGGGGTCCAGGACCTGGCCGCCGTGGAGAAGGCCGTCGACTCCGACCCTCGCGTCACCCGGCACGCCACCATGCTGCGCCGCAGCTACAAGATGTCCTCGGCCGCCGGCCGCTGGGAGCCGGTGATCATCGATATCGGGAACCATGAGGCCTTCCCCATGAAGTACATCTCCGGGCGCGGTCCCAGCACGGACGACGAGGTCTCCCTGTCCTACAGCCAGGCCGAGGCCACGGGCGCCAAGGAGGGATCCACGGTCACCGTGCAGACCGCCGACAGCAACAAGGACCTCACGGTCACGGGCGTCTACCAGGACATCACCAACGACGGGCATACCGCCAAGGCCACCTTCGACGACGGCGCTCCCGCGCTGTGGCAGATCGTCTACGCCGACGCCCACTCCACCAAGCAGGCCAGTAGCCTCGCCAAGCAGCTGAGCGGCGAGTATCCGGGAGTCCAGGCGATCAGCATGAATCAGTACGCCGCCCAGTTCTTCGGGGCCACCGGCTCCCAGGTCCGCGTCATCACCACGCTGGCCTGCGCCATCGCACTGGGGCTGTCCTTCCTCATCACGGTGCTGTTCACCGTCCTCATCGTCTCGCGGGAGCGGCCTCAGATCGGCGTCCTGATGGCACTGGGCTGCACCAGGCGGGCCGTTGCGGGGCAGTACCTCGTCCGTTTCGGTCTTCTGGCGCTGACAGGGATCGCGCTGGGGCTCCTGGGGGCCTCGGCCCTGGGCAGCCCTGCGATCGGGATGGTCATGGCCTCACGCGGAGCACCCGACCTCCAGCTCCTTCCCAATTGGTGGCTGGTGGGGCTCGTCCTGCCGGGGGCGCTGCTGGCCACCGTCATCGGCGCCGTCGCGCTGGCCCTCAAACGTCTGCGCACCATGCCCCTGACCATGACCCTGAACACCGGCGAGTAA
- the rarD gene encoding EamA family transporter RarD yields the protein MASSPDAPSWKHDPAAAPNTPAATAASASGTLDGTGMALVIGCYSLWGVFPLYFRLLSAAGSVEIIGHRIAWTLVSCLALIALRHRWVTLARVVRTPRLLGMLAVCGLLVSVNWLVYVYGVNTARTADAALGYFINPLVTVALASLVLHERLRPAHQVSIALAGAGVALLVVLQGSLPWISLALAFSFALYGLVKKRIGPDVDALTGLTVESAVVAPLALAYMGHLAWQGQSAWQAPDQGWQILALLVVAGPVTAVPLLLFAAGTRRVPLSVVGMGQYIAPTIQFLLAWGAFHEQIPPARWAAMVLVWAAVAVFIGDAVRQLIRRPRRRQRPTERPGGRSAPGAGR from the coding sequence ATGGCCTCCTCCCCCGATGCCCCCTCCTGGAAGCACGACCCCGCCGCCGCGCCGAACACTCCGGCCGCCACCGCGGCCTCGGCGTCAGGGACGCTCGATGGCACCGGGATGGCTCTGGTCATCGGCTGCTACTCCCTGTGGGGCGTCTTCCCCCTCTACTTCCGGCTGCTCTCGGCGGCCGGAAGCGTAGAGATCATCGGTCACCGGATCGCCTGGACGCTCGTCTCCTGCCTGGCGCTCATCGCCCTGCGGCACCGCTGGGTGACGCTGGCCCGCGTGGTGCGCACGCCTCGTCTGCTGGGGATGCTGGCCGTCTGCGGGCTCCTGGTCTCGGTCAACTGGCTCGTCTACGTCTACGGCGTCAACACCGCTCGCACGGCCGACGCGGCCCTGGGCTACTTCATCAACCCGTTGGTGACGGTGGCGCTGGCCTCGCTGGTGCTGCATGAGCGGCTGCGCCCCGCGCACCAGGTCTCGATCGCGCTGGCGGGCGCTGGAGTGGCCCTCCTGGTGGTGCTGCAGGGCTCGCTGCCGTGGATCTCCCTGGCGCTGGCCTTCTCCTTCGCCCTGTACGGACTGGTCAAGAAGCGGATCGGGCCCGACGTGGATGCTCTGACCGGGCTGACGGTGGAGAGCGCCGTCGTGGCTCCCCTTGCGCTGGCATACATGGGCCACCTGGCCTGGCAGGGTCAGTCGGCCTGGCAGGCCCCCGACCAGGGTTGGCAGATCCTGGCGCTGCTCGTGGTGGCCGGCCCGGTGACGGCCGTGCCACTGCTGCTCTTCGCAGCCGGAACCCGGCGAGTACCGTTGTCTGTGGTCGGGATGGGTCAGTACATCGCCCCGACCATCCAGTTCCTGCTGGCTTGGGGCGCCTTCCATGAGCAGATCCCGCCGGCCCGGTGGGCGGCCATGGTGCTGGTGTGGGCGGCGGTGGCGGTCTTCATCGGTGACGCGGTGCGACAGCTCATTCGTCGCCCTCGTCGTCGTCAGCGTCCGACAGAGCGGCCTGGGGGCCGAAGCGCTCCAGGAGCGGGCCGATAA
- a CDS encoding polyribonucleotide nucleotidyltransferase, which produces MFIDDPEVTAAEAVIDNGSFGKRVVRFETGRLAKQAAGSAMAYLDGETAVLSATTVGKHPKDQFDFFPLTVDVEERQYAAGRIPGSFFRREGRAGTAAILACRLIDRPLRPSFVKGLRNEVQVVETVLAIHPDDDYDVLAINAASMSTQIAGLPFSGPVAGTRLALIDGHWVAFPRYSEQQRATFQMVVAGRVLESGDVAIMMVEAGATEHAWELINAGAVAPTEAVVAEGLEAAKPHIKALCEAQLEVAQHASKPTAEFPLYLDYSDEQYDAVEKAAEAHGLAAAIATEGKQARDLATDAVRDEVLAELAESFPTEEDTKALKAAFRSVTKKIVRHRTLTEGVRMDGRGLKDIRTLAAEVEVLPRVHGSAIFERGETQILGVTTLNMLRMEQQVDDLSPVTHKRYMHNYNFPPFSTGETGRVGAPKRREIGHGNLAERAIVPVLPAREDFPYAIRQVSEALGSNGSTSMGSVCASTLSLLNAGVPLRAPVAGIAMGLMHEVIDGETKWATLTDILGSEDAFGDMDFKVAGTRDFITALQLDTKLDGLPSEVLAGALGQARDARLFILDVLAQAIDTPDEMAPTAPRVLAVRIPVDKIGEVIGPKGKMINQIQEDTGADLTVEDDGTVYIGASDGPSADAARDAVNAIANPQMPEIGERFVGTVVKTTTFGAFVSLTPGKDGLLHISQIRRLVGGKRVENVEDVLNVGDKVQVELAEIDQRGKLSLHAVLTDEQLAAEAEGEASRKASRENGSHREGKDEDGEQPRRERRPRRRRMRSADSSEEE; this is translated from the coding sequence ATGTTCATTGACGACCCCGAGGTCACCGCCGCCGAGGCAGTGATCGACAACGGCTCCTTCGGCAAGCGCGTGGTGCGCTTCGAGACGGGCCGCCTGGCCAAGCAGGCCGCCGGAAGCGCCATGGCCTACCTCGACGGTGAGACCGCCGTCCTGTCCGCCACCACCGTGGGCAAGCATCCCAAGGACCAGTTCGACTTCTTCCCCCTGACCGTGGACGTCGAGGAGCGCCAGTACGCCGCCGGCCGCATCCCCGGCTCCTTCTTCCGCCGTGAGGGCCGCGCCGGCACCGCCGCCATCCTGGCCTGCCGCCTCATCGACCGCCCGCTGCGCCCCTCCTTCGTCAAGGGCCTGCGCAACGAGGTCCAGGTCGTTGAGACCGTCCTGGCCATCCACCCCGACGACGACTACGACGTCCTGGCCATCAATGCGGCCTCGATGTCCACCCAGATCGCCGGCCTGCCCTTCTCCGGGCCCGTGGCCGGTACCCGTCTGGCCCTCATCGACGGGCACTGGGTGGCCTTCCCCCGCTACTCCGAGCAGCAGCGCGCCACCTTCCAGATGGTGGTGGCCGGTCGCGTCCTGGAGTCCGGCGACGTCGCCATCATGATGGTCGAGGCCGGCGCCACCGAGCACGCCTGGGAGCTCATCAACGCCGGGGCCGTGGCCCCCACCGAGGCCGTCGTCGCCGAGGGCCTGGAGGCCGCCAAGCCGCACATCAAGGCCCTGTGCGAGGCCCAGCTCGAGGTCGCCCAGCACGCCTCGAAGCCCACCGCCGAGTTCCCCCTCTACCTGGACTACTCCGACGAGCAGTACGACGCCGTCGAGAAGGCCGCCGAGGCCCACGGTCTGGCCGCCGCCATCGCCACCGAGGGCAAGCAGGCCCGCGACCTGGCCACCGACGCCGTGCGCGACGAGGTCCTGGCCGAGCTCGCCGAGTCCTTCCCCACCGAGGAGGACACCAAGGCCCTCAAGGCCGCCTTCCGCTCCGTGACCAAGAAGATCGTGCGCCACCGCACCCTCACCGAGGGCGTGCGCATGGACGGGCGCGGCCTGAAGGACATCCGCACCCTGGCCGCCGAGGTCGAGGTCCTGCCCCGCGTGCACGGCTCGGCCATCTTCGAGCGCGGCGAGACCCAGATCCTGGGCGTGACCACCCTCAACATGCTGCGCATGGAGCAGCAGGTGGACGACCTCTCCCCGGTCACCCACAAGCGCTACATGCACAACTACAACTTCCCGCCCTTCTCCACCGGAGAGACCGGCCGCGTGGGCGCCCCCAAGCGCCGCGAGATCGGCCACGGCAACCTGGCCGAGCGGGCCATCGTGCCCGTCCTGCCCGCCCGCGAGGACTTCCCCTACGCGATCCGTCAGGTCTCCGAGGCCCTGGGCTCCAACGGCTCGACCTCCATGGGTTCGGTGTGCGCCTCCACCCTGTCCCTGCTCAACGCCGGTGTGCCGCTGCGCGCGCCCGTGGCCGGTATCGCCATGGGCCTCATGCACGAGGTCATCGACGGCGAGACCAAGTGGGCCACCCTCACCGACATCCTCGGCTCCGAGGACGCCTTCGGGGACATGGACTTCAAGGTCGCCGGAACCCGTGACTTCATCACGGCCCTCCAGCTGGACACCAAGCTCGACGGCCTGCCCTCCGAGGTGCTGGCCGGTGCACTCGGCCAGGCCCGTGACGCCCGCCTGTTCATCCTCGACGTCCTGGCCCAGGCCATCGACACCCCCGACGAGATGGCCCCCACGGCCCCGCGCGTCCTGGCCGTGCGCATCCCGGTGGACAAGATCGGTGAGGTCATCGGCCCCAAGGGCAAGATGATCAACCAGATCCAGGAGGACACCGGCGCGGACCTGACGGTCGAGGACGACGGTACCGTCTACATCGGCGCCTCCGACGGTCCCTCGGCCGACGCGGCCCGCGACGCCGTCAACGCCATCGCCAACCCGCAGATGCCCGAGATCGGCGAGCGCTTCGTGGGCACCGTGGTCAAGACCACGACCTTCGGCGCCTTCGTATCGCTGACCCCCGGCAAGGACGGCCTGCTCCACATCTCCCAGATCCGCCGGCTCGTCGGCGGCAAGCGCGTGGAGAACGTCGAGGACGTCCTGAACGTGGGGGACAAGGTCCAGGTCGAGCTGGCCGAGATCGACCAGCGCGGCAAGCTGAGCCTGCACGCGGTCCTCACCGACGAGCAGCTCGCCGCCGAGGCCGAGGGCGAGGCCTCCCGCAAGGCCTCTCGTGAGAACGGCTCTCACCGTGAGGGCAAGGACGAGGACGGCGAGCAGCCGCGCCGCGAGCGCCGTCCGCGCCGTCGACGCATGCGCAGCGCCGACTCTTCCGAGGAGGAGTGA
- the truB gene encoding tRNA pseudouridine(55) synthase TruB, with protein sequence MKASERAEPVERTGLRSGHDRARRRPDVPRGVVTAADGILVVDKPQGLTSHDVVGATRRLAATRKVGHAGTLDPMATGLLLLGIGRATRFLTYLVGAGKTYEATVRLGVETTTEDADGEITAARGCRIEDLPEDRLEEALTSLTGRIQQVPSVVSAIKVDGVRAYKRVRDGQDVELSARPVTIHELRLTGEPRKTITDGARSDVSDAVEAVDIDILVSCSSGTYVRALARDLGRALGCGAHLTALRRTAVGPFDVDEARTLAALSEQVEADASAPEPRGVATVPLEEVARRCFEQLALAEDEARSLRYGRPLDAAVLERAEAPEGRRSPVSRNAAEQRVVAGFAPSGRLVALLRHQGPRARPVLVLDPA encoded by the coding sequence GTGAAGGCCTCCGAGCGGGCTGAGCCGGTGGAGCGGACAGGCCTCCGTAGCGGCCACGACCGTGCACGTCGTCGGCCCGACGTCCCCCGCGGCGTGGTCACGGCCGCCGACGGGATCCTCGTGGTGGACAAGCCCCAAGGGCTGACCAGCCACGACGTCGTCGGCGCCACCCGCCGCCTGGCCGCAACCCGCAAGGTGGGGCACGCCGGCACCCTCGACCCCATGGCCACCGGCCTGCTGCTCCTGGGCATCGGGCGCGCCACCCGCTTCCTCACCTACCTGGTAGGGGCAGGCAAGACCTACGAGGCCACCGTCCGTCTCGGGGTGGAGACCACGACGGAGGACGCCGACGGGGAGATCACCGCAGCCCGCGGCTGCCGGATCGAGGACCTTCCCGAGGATCGCCTCGAGGAGGCGCTGACGAGCCTGACCGGACGGATCCAGCAGGTGCCCAGTGTGGTCTCCGCCATTAAGGTCGACGGCGTGCGCGCCTACAAGCGGGTCAGAGACGGGCAGGACGTCGAGCTGTCGGCCAGGCCCGTCACCATCCACGAGCTGCGCCTGACCGGAGAGCCCCGGAAGACGATCACCGACGGAGCTCGGAGCGACGTCTCAGACGCGGTGGAGGCCGTCGACATCGACATCCTCGTCTCCTGCTCCTCAGGCACCTACGTGCGCGCCCTGGCCCGCGACCTGGGCCGGGCACTGGGCTGCGGGGCTCATCTGACCGCGCTGCGACGCACCGCAGTCGGCCCCTTCGACGTCGACGAGGCCCGCACCCTGGCGGCCCTGTCCGAGCAGGTCGAGGCCGATGCCTCGGCCCCTGAGCCTCGCGGGGTCGCCACGGTCCCGCTGGAGGAGGTCGCCCGGCGCTGCTTCGAGCAGCTGGCCCTCGCTGAGGATGAGGCACGCTCACTGCGCTACGGCCGGCCTCTCGACGCCGCGGTCCTGGAGCGGGCCGAGGCGCCCGAGGGCCGGCGATCGCCGGTCTCACGGAACGCGGCCGAGCAACGCGTCGTGGCCGGATTCGCTCCCAGCGGGCGACTCGTGGCACTGTTGAGGCACCAGGGCCCACGTGCGCGCCCGGTGCTGGTCCTTGATCCGGCCTGA
- a CDS encoding ABC transporter ATP-binding protein yields MRASTPSGSALRTGSAAVEPAVPTGDGQLALRAQHLSKSYHSPVLRDLDLDVEQGQFVAIMGPSGSGKSTLLHCLSGMDRPDAGSVLLGGTEITSLSEKELAVLRLTRFGFIFQRAHLMTTLCLLDNIVLPGFLAGLRPRPEVTARGEELMERMGIAELATSGVTEVSGGQLQRAGICRALINDPGIVFADEPTGALNSATALQILDLLGEIHASGTTLVMVTHDAQVAARADRVLVLVDGRIMEDLLLGGYEEAEGPSRLATVTEALQRRSV; encoded by the coding sequence ATGCGCGCCTCCACACCATCGGGCTCCGCATTGCGCACCGGCTCAGCAGCCGTGGAACCAGCCGTCCCCACGGGAGACGGACAACTAGCCCTACGGGCCCAGCACCTGTCCAAGAGCTACCACTCCCCCGTCCTGCGAGACCTCGACCTGGATGTCGAGCAGGGGCAGTTCGTCGCCATCATGGGGCCCTCCGGGTCTGGGAAGTCCACCCTTCTGCACTGCCTGAGCGGTATGGACCGGCCCGATGCCGGCTCGGTGCTCCTGGGCGGCACTGAGATCACGAGCCTGAGTGAGAAGGAGCTGGCGGTGCTGCGGCTGACGCGCTTCGGATTCATCTTCCAGCGGGCGCACCTCATGACCACCCTGTGCCTGCTGGACAACATCGTCCTGCCCGGGTTCCTGGCGGGTCTGCGTCCGCGTCCCGAGGTCACGGCGCGTGGAGAGGAGCTGATGGAGCGCATGGGGATCGCCGAGCTGGCCACCAGCGGCGTCACCGAGGTCTCCGGCGGCCAGCTGCAGCGCGCCGGCATCTGCCGGGCCCTCATCAACGACCCCGGGATCGTCTTCGCCGACGAGCCCACCGGAGCGCTCAACTCCGCCACCGCGCTGCAGATCCTCGACCTGCTCGGGGAGATTCACGCCTCGGGAACGACTCTCGTCATGGTCACCCACGACGCCCAGGTGGCGGCCCGGGCCGACCGGGTCCTGGTGCTGGTGGACGGGCGGATCATGGAGGACCTGCTCCTGGGCGGATACGAGGAGGCTGAGGGGCCCTCACGCCTGGCGACGGTCACCGAGGCCCTCCAGCGGCGCAGCGTGTGA
- the rpsO gene encoding 30S ribosomal protein S15 — MSVTAERKQEIIAEYATHEGDTGSPEVQVAILTERISNLTEHFKGHTHDHHSRRGLYLLIGKRRRLLDYLMKEDIERYRALIARLGIRR, encoded by the coding sequence ATGTCGGTTACCGCAGAGCGCAAGCAAGAGATCATCGCCGAGTACGCCACCCACGAGGGCGACACGGGCTCCCCGGAGGTCCAGGTCGCCATCCTCACCGAGCGCATCTCCAACCTCACCGAGCACTTCAAGGGCCACACCCACGACCACCACTCACGTCGTGGCCTCTACCTGCTCATCGGTAAGCGCCGCCGCCTGCTCGACTACCTCATGAAGGAGGACATCGAGCGCTACCGTGCCCTCATCGCCCGCCTCGGCATCCGCCGCTGA